One genomic segment of Sparus aurata chromosome 24, fSpaAur1.1, whole genome shotgun sequence includes these proteins:
- the LOC115576639 gene encoding LOW QUALITY PROTEIN: frizzled-7-like (The sequence of the model RefSeq protein was modified relative to this genomic sequence to represent the inferred CDS: deleted 1 base in 1 codon) gives MAPGSSWIMGCSLVLTLLLRSCSAQYEKGISIPDHGFCQTISIPLCTDIAYNQTIMPNLLGHTNQEDAGLEVHQFYPLVKVQCSVDLKFFLCSMYAPVCTVLEQAIPPCRSLCERARQGCEALMNKFGFQWPERLRCENFPVHGAGEICVGQNTTDKDGPASDPTPNLPELVTQPPYVWTNQPFSCPLQLRVPPYLGYHFLGAKDCGAPCEVSKPNGLMYFLEEELRFGRLWVGIWSVLCCMSTLFTVLTYLVDMRRFRYPERPIIFLSGCYFMVAVAYVAGFLLEDRVVCIDKFGVDGYKMVAQGTKKEGCTILFMVLYFFGMASSIWWVILSLTWFLSAGMKWGHEAIEANSQYFHLAAWAVPAVKTITILALGQVDGDLLTGVCYVGIYNVIALRGFVLAPLFVYLFIGTSFLLAGFVSLFRIRTIMKQDGTKTEKLEKLMVRIGVFSVLYTVPATIVLACYFYEQAFRPQWERTWQMQTCKRFAVPCPAGNFAPLMPDFTVFMIKYLMTMIVGITSGFWIWSGKTLQSWRRFYNRLSNNNQGETTV, from the exons ATGGCGCCAGGCAGCAGCTGGATAATGGGCTGCTCTCTGGTTCTGACGCTGCTGCTCCGGTCCTGCAGCGCTCAGTACGAGAAGGGGATTTCCATCCCGGATCACGGCTTCTGCCAGAccatctccatccctctctgCACAGATATCGCCTACAACCAGACCATCATGCCCAACCTGCTGGGGCACACCAATCAGGAGGACGCCGGGCTAGAGGTCCACCAGTTTTACCCACTGGTGAAAGTCCAGTGCTCTGTGGACCTGAAGTTTTTCCTGTGCTCCATGTATGCACCGGTGTGCACGGTGTTGGAGCAGGCCATCCCACCCTGCCGGTCGCTGTGCGAGCGTGCACGGCAGGGCTGCGAGGCACTCATGAATAAATTTGGGTTCCAGTGGCCAGAGAGGCTGCGCTGTGAGAACTTCCCGGTCCACGGTGCAGGAGAGATCTGTGTGGGTCAGAACACCACCGACAAAGACGGCCCCGCATCCGACCCGACCCCCAACCTCCCTGAACTCGTGACCCAGCCCCCGTACGTCTGGACCAACCAGCCTTTTTCCTGCCCCCTGCAGCTCAGGGTGCCCCCCTACCTCGGCTACCACTTCCTGGGAGCGAAGGACTGTGGCGCCCCCTGTGAGGTCTCCAAGCCCAACGGACTGATGTACTTCCTGGAGGAGGAGTTAAGGTTTGGCCGGCTCTGGGTTGGTATCTGGTCGGTTCTGTGCTGCATGAGCACCCTCTTCACCGTGCTCACTTACCTGGTGGATATGAGGCGGTTTCGATACCCAGAGCGGCCGATCATCTTCCTGTCAGGGTGCTACTTCATGGTGGCGGTGGCCTACGTCGCCGGcttcctgctggaggacagagtggTGTGTATCGATAAGTTCGGTGTGGACGGCTACAAGATGGTGGCCCAGGGCACCAAGAAAGAGGGCTGCACCATCCTCTTCATGGTCCTCTACTTCTTTGGCATGGCCAGCTCCATCTGGTGGGTGATCCTGTCCCTCACCTGGTTCCTGTCAGCC GGGATGAAATGGGGTCACGAGGCCATCGAGGCCAACTCGCAGTACTTCCACCTGGCGGCCTGGGCGGTGCCGGCAGTTAAAACCATCACCATCCTGGCGCTGGGGCAGGTGGACGGCGACCTGCTCACTGGCGTCTGCTACGTGGGGATCTACAACGTAATTGCCCTGAGGGGCTTCGTCCTGGCACCGCTGTTCGTCTACCTCTTCATCGGCACTTCCTTCTTGCTGGCGGGCTTCGTGTCACTCTTCCGCATTCGCACCATCATGAAGCAGGACGGCACCAAGACGGAGAAGCTTGAGAAGCTGATGGTGCGGATCGGTGTGTTCAGCGTGCTGTACACGGTGCCCGCCACCATCGTCCTCGCCTGCTACTTCTACGAGCAGGCGTTCCGGCCACAGTGGGAGAGGACGTGGCAAATGCAGACGTGCAAACGCTTTGCTGTGCCGTGCCCGGCCGGAAACTTTGCGCCGCTGATGCCGGACTTCACCGTGTTCATGATCAAGTACCTGATGACCATGATCGTGGGGATCACCTCCGGCTTCTGGATCTGGTCGGGGAAGACGCTGCAGTCTTGGCGCAGGTTTTATAACAGACTCAGCAACAACAACCAGGGAGAGACGACGGTGTAG